From Elaeis guineensis isolate ETL-2024a chromosome 16, EG11, whole genome shotgun sequence, a single genomic window includes:
- the LOC109506743 gene encoding uncharacterized protein: MPRDRGEPPAVRVYTVCDESRYLIVRNVPSLGCGDELSKLFGSYGKIEECKPMDAEDCEPFTDVYWIKFSQVSNARFAKRKLDESVFLGNRLQVSYAPQFESLLDTKEKLEGRRKEVLGRIKFGKTLRESSSQLSNYSQTLGTSYQHLPTQAPSASNSLELQISPKQRNYSKAGQTSSEGDFVSHVSSNKEYFSSASMNETVRLVREKLDKIHSSSEAAPASKRTRVDNRRRI; the protein is encoded by the exons ATGCCGCGAGACCGAGGCGAACCTCCGGCCGTCCGCGTCTACACCGTTTGCGACGAGTCCAG ATATCTAATAGTGAGAAACGTGCCATCATTAGGATGCGGCGACGAGCTATCGAAATTGTTCGGATCATATGGAAAGATAGAAGA ATGCAAACCTATGGATGCAGAAGACTGTGAACCTTTCACTGATGTTTATTGGATTAAATTTTCACAAGTCAGCAATGCAAG GTTTGCAAAGCGAAAACTGGATGAGTCTGTTTTTCTTGGAAACCGATTACAGGTTTCATATGCACCTCAGTTCGAGAGTCTATTGGATACAAAGGAGAAACTGGAGGGCAGGAGAAAGGAAGTCCTAGGACGAATAAAAT TTGGGAAAACCCTCAGAGAGTCAAGCTCTCAACTTTCCAATTATTCACAAACCCTAGGGACTTCTTATCAGCATTTGCCAACTCAGGCACCATCAGCATCGAATAGTTTAGAGCTGCAGATAAGCCCTAAGCAGAG GAACTATTCCAAGGCCGGTCAAACTTCTAGTGAAGGTGATTTTGTCAGCCATGTGTCCTCTAACAAG GAATACTTTTCATCAGCATCAATGAACGAGACTGTTAGATTGGTCAGAGAGAAGTTGGATAAG ATACATTCTAGCAGCGAAGCTGCACCAGCATCCAAGAGAACGCGGGTGGACAACAGAAGAAGAATTTGA